In one window of Microbacterium sp. PM5 DNA:
- a CDS encoding class I SAM-dependent methyltransferase: MATRDEMAASFGSAAKEYEAGRPTYPAAAVRWLLAPIGPRPRVADVGAGTGKLTAALVDAGADVIAVEPDAAMLATLRETLPAVETLIGSAERMNLPDESVDAVAFGQAWHWVDVAAASVEVGRVLKPGGVLGLVWNIRDETTPWVARLGAIMKGSHAEELLAGAGPTVTAPFGTLERRTWRWSRRLTRSELAAMVRSRSYVITAASGERDRILAEVDELFAASCHPVEDGVDVVELPYRTEVFRSIRG; encoded by the coding sequence ATGGCGACGCGTGACGAGATGGCTGCGAGCTTCGGCTCGGCGGCCAAGGAGTACGAGGCGGGCCGGCCGACCTACCCGGCGGCGGCCGTGAGGTGGTTGCTGGCTCCGATCGGCCCGCGCCCGCGGGTCGCAGACGTCGGGGCGGGTACCGGCAAGCTCACCGCCGCGCTGGTCGATGCCGGTGCCGACGTGATCGCGGTGGAGCCGGATGCCGCGATGCTGGCCACCCTGCGCGAGACCCTTCCTGCCGTGGAGACGCTGATCGGCTCGGCGGAGCGCATGAACCTTCCGGACGAGAGCGTCGATGCCGTCGCCTTCGGTCAGGCGTGGCACTGGGTCGACGTGGCCGCGGCATCCGTCGAGGTCGGACGCGTCCTGAAGCCGGGCGGCGTCCTCGGTCTGGTCTGGAACATCCGCGACGAGACCACGCCGTGGGTTGCCCGCCTCGGCGCCATCATGAAGGGCAGCCACGCCGAAGAGCTGCTCGCCGGTGCGGGGCCGACCGTCACCGCGCCCTTCGGGACGCTCGAGCGGAGGACCTGGCGGTGGTCGCGACGGCTGACCCGGTCAGAACTCGCGGCGATGGTGCGATCGCGCAGCTATGTCATCACGGCGGCATCGGGCGAGCGGGACCGCATCCTCGCGGAGGTCGACGAGCTCTTCGCCGCATCGTGTCACCCGGTCGAGGACGGCGTCGACGTCGTCGAGCTGCCGTACCGCACAGAGGTGTTCCGCAGCATCCGCGGATGA
- a CDS encoding ABC transporter ATP-binding protein, translating to MTSLTVTDAAVRLGADLVLDGVQLAVADGERLAIVGPSGSGKSTLLRAIAGFERITGGEIRLGEEIAATATRHLAPHRRRIGYVAQDGALFPHLTARRNIAFGLRGSVRGERTGAVAAAATLAGIEPELLERYPHEISGGQQQRVSLARALAPHPRVLLLDEPFSALDTELRTQVRAQVVEALTRAQVTSVLVTHDPEEALAFGQAVAVLDGGRLQQAGPCADVFARPVSAAVARLLGDIVLLAGEKTAAGGFRCPIGTLAIDADFSGGASTSVAMVRPTQLRLTTDAEAAPARVTAIALVGATATATLACADGTTVAVPLRAIGTPIPALGDEVRVTVDGGAVLYAA from the coding sequence ATGACCTCGTTGACCGTGACGGATGCCGCCGTGCGCCTCGGCGCGGACCTCGTGCTCGATGGCGTGCAGCTGGCCGTCGCCGACGGCGAACGGCTCGCGATCGTGGGTCCGTCGGGAAGCGGCAAGTCCACGCTTCTGCGTGCGATCGCCGGGTTCGAACGGATCACAGGCGGCGAGATCCGTCTGGGTGAGGAGATCGCCGCCACGGCCACGCGCCATCTGGCGCCGCATCGGCGACGGATCGGCTACGTCGCACAGGACGGCGCCCTCTTCCCTCACCTCACCGCACGGCGGAACATCGCCTTCGGGCTTCGAGGCTCCGTGCGCGGCGAACGCACCGGCGCGGTTGCGGCCGCCGCCACGCTCGCGGGTATCGAACCGGAGCTGCTCGAGCGCTATCCCCACGAGATCTCCGGAGGTCAGCAGCAGCGCGTCTCTCTCGCTCGAGCCCTCGCGCCGCACCCGCGCGTCCTGCTGCTCGACGAGCCTTTCAGTGCGCTCGACACCGAGTTGCGCACGCAGGTGCGCGCACAGGTCGTCGAAGCGCTGACGCGGGCGCAGGTGACCAGCGTGCTGGTGACCCACGATCCCGAAGAGGCTCTCGCCTTCGGGCAGGCCGTCGCGGTGCTCGACGGCGGACGGCTGCAGCAGGCCGGCCCGTGCGCCGACGTTTTCGCACGCCCGGTGTCGGCAGCCGTGGCGCGTCTGCTCGGTGACATCGTCCTGTTGGCGGGCGAGAAGACCGCGGCCGGCGGATTCCGGTGTCCCATCGGCACGCTCGCCATCGATGCCGACTTCTCCGGCGGCGCCTCGACGAGCGTCGCCATGGTGCGCCCGACACAGCTCAGGCTGACGACGGATGCCGAGGCGGCGCCCGCCCGCGTGACCGCCATCGCGCTCGTGGGTGCGACGGCCACCGCGACCCTCGCCTGCGCCGACGGCACGACCGTCGCCGTGCCGTTGCGTGCCATCGGCACACCGATCCCGGCTCTCGGCGATGAGGTCCGCGTCACGGTCGACGGCGGCGCCGTCCTCTACGCGGCCTGA
- a CDS encoding iron ABC transporter permease, which produces MPLLVLALIAAAVLLIPVGFVVWVAVSEGWSQLSAQVFRPRVGELLANTAGLLVLAVPLCVVVGVGAAWTVERTTLPGRKAWAIALASPLAMPAFVSGYGWISAVPSLQGLGGGLLIAVGAYYPLVYLPALATLRRLDPSLEESARALGLGPLATFGRVVLPQLRVAILGGALVVALHLLAEYGAFALLRFDTFTTAIVSQFQSSFAGPAANALGVVLAALCLVLLVGEASARGRLRYARVGRGAARPAVPHRLGRAVIPVMAALSGILILAVCIPGASLLRWALRPEGWQSIHLLPALAQTLVLSGAGALAATVVALPCAWLSVRHPSRLARSIEGAMYLASSLPTIIVALALVTVTLRVVPGLYQTPATVIAAYVIVFLPRALVSLRSGLAQVPPRLEEAAQTLGRTRFAATVQVTAPLMASSFGAALALVGLGCANELTATLLLAPSGTRTLATQFWSETSNADFVAGAPYAIMLIVLSVPSVALLLADARRRSDR; this is translated from the coding sequence GTGGTCGCAACTGAGCGCTCAGGTGTTCCGCCCCCGGGTGGGCGAACTGCTCGCCAACACCGCGGGCCTGCTCGTTCTCGCCGTACCGCTGTGCGTCGTGGTGGGGGTCGGGGCGGCATGGACCGTGGAACGCACGACACTGCCCGGCCGAAAAGCCTGGGCGATCGCGCTGGCCTCCCCGCTGGCCATGCCCGCCTTCGTCAGCGGATACGGATGGATCTCCGCGGTTCCCTCTCTGCAGGGACTCGGCGGCGGACTGCTGATCGCCGTCGGCGCCTACTACCCGCTCGTCTATCTTCCGGCGCTGGCGACACTCCGCCGCCTCGATCCGTCGCTCGAAGAGTCGGCGCGTGCGCTCGGACTGGGCCCGCTCGCCACCTTCGGGCGAGTCGTCCTTCCCCAACTGCGCGTGGCGATCCTGGGTGGCGCCCTCGTGGTCGCACTTCACCTGCTGGCCGAGTACGGCGCGTTCGCGCTGCTGCGCTTCGACACCTTCACCACGGCGATCGTCAGTCAGTTCCAGTCCAGCTTCGCCGGCCCCGCAGCCAATGCGCTGGGCGTCGTCCTCGCGGCCCTCTGTCTCGTGCTGCTCGTCGGCGAGGCGAGCGCACGCGGTCGACTGCGGTACGCGAGGGTCGGACGCGGCGCCGCACGCCCCGCCGTCCCCCATCGGCTGGGACGGGCAGTGATCCCCGTCATGGCCGCGCTCAGCGGCATCCTCATCCTCGCCGTATGCATCCCGGGCGCGAGCCTGCTGCGATGGGCACTGCGACCGGAGGGCTGGCAGAGCATTCATCTTCTGCCTGCGCTCGCGCAGACCCTCGTGCTGTCGGGAGCCGGAGCGCTCGCCGCGACCGTCGTCGCCCTCCCCTGCGCCTGGTTGAGTGTGCGACACCCCAGCCGACTCGCCCGCAGCATCGAGGGCGCGATGTACCTGGCCAGCAGCCTCCCGACGATCATCGTCGCTCTCGCCCTGGTCACGGTGACCCTTCGCGTCGTGCCGGGGCTGTATCAGACCCCCGCAACCGTCATCGCGGCCTACGTCATCGTTTTCCTCCCCCGCGCCCTGGTGAGCCTTCGCAGCGGTTTGGCGCAGGTGCCTCCGCGCCTCGAGGAAGCGGCACAGACTCTCGGCCGGACGCGCTTCGCGGCGACGGTCCAGGTGACGGCTCCGCTCATGGCATCGTCATTCGGCGCGGCGTTGGCCCTCGTCGGGCTCGGCTGCGCGAACGAGCTGACGGCGACCCTCCTGCTGGCCCCGAGCGGGACCCGCACCCTCGCCACCCAGTTCTGGTCTGAGACCTCGAACGCCGACTTCGTCGCCGGTGCGCCGTATGCGATCATGCTCATCGTGCTGTCGGTTCCGAGCGTCGCTCTCCTCCTCGCCGACGCCCGACGACGGAGCGATCGATGA